From the genome of Caloenas nicobarica isolate bCalNic1 chromosome 16, bCalNic1.hap1, whole genome shotgun sequence, one region includes:
- the VPREB3 gene encoding pre-B lymphocyte protein 3, producing the protein MFISRPTASSPCLKPSCSNASSVGAGVPKPPVSFTYASPEPAAQQLGLVQHHRPSPKQPPFLCPAMALGFMVLLLAGMVGTASRAQPVLTQPPVLSVLPGQTVRLSCTLSPQYNISHFGISWYQLRPGHSLRYLLYYNSEQDKHKPAKVPDRFSATKDLARNACILIIASIRNEDSGSYYCSLSQAFKWF; encoded by the exons ATGTTCATATCTCGCCCCACTGCTTCCAGCCCCTGCCTGAAGCCCAGCTGCAGCAACGCAAGCAGTGTGGGAGctggtgtccccaagccccctgTGTCATTTACATACGCCTCGCCAGAGCCAGCGGCACAGCAACTGGGGCTTGTGCAGCACCACAGACCCTCTCCAAAACAGcctcccttcctctgtcctGCCATGGCCCTGGGCTTCATGGTCCTGCTCCTGGCCGGGATGGTGGGGACAG CTTCCAGGGCTCAGCCTGTGCTGACCCAGCCACCCGTTTTGTCGGTGCTGCCCGGGCAGACCGTCCGGCTGTCCTGCACCCTGAGCCCACAGTACAACATCAGCCATTTCGGCATCTCCTGGTACCAGCTGCGCCCGGGGCACTCCCTGCGCTATCTGCTCTATTACAACTCTGAGCAAGACAAGCACAAACCCGCCAAGGTTCCTGACCGCTTCTCTGCGACCAAAGACCTCGCCCGCAATGCCTGCATCCTCATCATCGCGTCCATCCGCAATGAAGACAGTGGCAGCTActactgctccctgtcacaGGCCTTCAAGtggttttaa
- the CHCHD10 gene encoding coiled-coil-helix-coiled-coil-helix domain-containing protein 10, mitochondrial, which produces MARGGRSAGRHAAVPASPPPAAPVPAAQPAQPGLMAQMASTAAGVAVGSAVGHVVGSALTGAFSGGSSEPAKAAAPAQEPRQPPAYQSPYGPCHYEMKQFLECATNQSDLTLCEGFNEALKQCKYSNGVSSLL; this is translated from the exons ATGGCGCGAGGCGGCAGGAGCGCGGGACGGCACGCGGCGGTCCCCGCCAG CCCGCCCCCAGCGGCCCCGGTGCCGGCAGCGCAGCCGGCGCAGCCGGGGCTGATGGCGCAGATGGCGAGCACGGCGGCCGGCGTGGCCGTGGGCTCCGCCGTGGGACACGTCGTGGGCAGCGCCCTCACCGGCGCCTtcagcggcggctcctccgaACCGGCCAAGGCAGCGGCTCCCGCCCAG GAGCCCCGGCAGCCGCCCGCGTACCAGTCGCCGTACGGACCCTGCCACTATGAGATGAAGCAGTTCCTGGAATGCGCCACCAACCAGAGCGACCTGACCTTGTGCGAGGGCTTCAACGAGGCTCTGAAGCAGTGCAAGTACAGCAACG gtgtttcttctctcctgtga